One part of the Natrinema salinisoli genome encodes these proteins:
- a CDS encoding phosphate signaling complex PhoU family protein produces the protein METRKVQLSGGTTYTISLPKSWAQEHGIDAGSALSLYPNGDGSLLVEAEADRSTETRSTTVDVSTDSDSGIRQWIHALHAVGFDTVTLVDRTGHSAERRTVVEDTVANLSGFELLEAGDTRIQLTNLIDAENVDIRKSTLRLRLVMLGMHRDAVSAVLTDDETLAQRVIDRDNEADKLFAMVTRHFRRALTNLHEVEKLEYTRDELFEYYYVSRQFERIADHAEKIARFTLDPEVTIPANFEDRIDLLASSSRHVIDTAADVILADTGIEGAHTALTERDDLTDDLRKLDRELYTHDDPAEAYVVGLLLDSIRRTAEYGANIAGIAIQQVARDCECLE, from the coding sequence ATGGAAACACGCAAAGTCCAACTCTCCGGAGGGACGACGTACACGATCTCGCTTCCGAAGTCGTGGGCACAGGAACACGGCATCGACGCCGGGTCAGCGCTCTCGTTGTATCCCAATGGCGACGGTTCGCTGCTGGTCGAGGCGGAGGCCGACCGGTCGACTGAGACGCGGTCGACGACCGTAGACGTCTCGACTGACTCGGACAGCGGCATCAGACAGTGGATTCACGCGCTTCACGCCGTCGGCTTCGATACGGTAACGTTGGTCGACAGGACGGGCCATTCCGCTGAGCGCCGTACGGTTGTTGAGGACACGGTCGCGAACCTCTCCGGATTCGAGTTGCTGGAGGCCGGCGACACCAGGATCCAGCTGACGAACCTCATCGACGCCGAGAACGTCGACATACGCAAGTCGACACTGCGCCTCCGCCTCGTAATGCTCGGGATGCACCGTGACGCGGTGAGTGCCGTCCTGACTGACGACGAGACGCTGGCACAGCGCGTCATCGACCGGGATAACGAAGCCGACAAGTTGTTCGCAATGGTGACCCGCCACTTCCGACGGGCACTGACGAACCTCCACGAGGTCGAGAAACTCGAGTACACCCGGGACGAACTGTTCGAATACTACTACGTCAGCCGGCAGTTCGAGCGCATTGCCGATCACGCCGAGAAGATCGCTCGCTTCACCCTCGATCCCGAGGTCACGATACCGGCGAATTTCGAGGATCGAATCGATTTGCTGGCCTCGAGTTCCAGGCATGTCATCGATACTGCCGCGGACGTAATCCTTGCCGACACCGGTATCGAGGGGGCACACACCGCACTTACCGAACGGGACGATCTCACGGACGACCTCAGGAAGTTGGACCGGGAACTCTACACGCACGACGACCCCGCAGAGGCGTACGTCGTCGGTCTCCTTCTCGACAGTATCCGTCGGACCGCCGAGTACGGGGCGAACATCGCCGGTATCGCCATTCAGCAGGTCGCACGCGACTGCGAATGCCTCGAGTAG
- a CDS encoding phosphate uptake regulator PhoU produces the protein METRKVQVTGGSTFTVSLPKTWATENDISSGTTVEFYPEGEELFLTPERETYRQEGTLDVSGLEDEQLMRAVMTMYVSGFDIIRLEAGHITTKQRNAIRNAAQRLVGVEVLEETSDSVVIQDLLDSSELSIVNAVTRMRLIAKSMFEDAVTALIENDDDIAHDVINRDDDVDRLWLVVSRIFRSTLRSPRAVEELGVSREDCFDFHSSARQLERIADHAVKISNLALKLEEIPDDVADALNGLHDEASSIFEQSMDALLADDTDEANQLGHDALAAVVDIDESTRRIDDMLRNLEPVQAQLLGLIVDSLSRSADYGGNIAETALQKAAPRP, from the coding sequence ATGGAGACCCGGAAGGTGCAAGTAACTGGTGGGTCGACGTTTACGGTCTCGCTCCCGAAGACATGGGCGACCGAGAATGACATTAGTAGCGGAACGACAGTCGAGTTCTATCCAGAGGGCGAGGAACTCTTTTTGACACCCGAACGCGAAACGTATCGGCAAGAGGGAACGCTTGATGTATCCGGACTCGAAGACGAACAGCTGATGCGAGCTGTGATGACGATGTACGTTAGCGGCTTCGACATAATCCGCCTTGAGGCCGGACATATCACGACCAAGCAGCGCAACGCCATCCGGAACGCGGCCCAGCGGCTCGTTGGCGTCGAAGTGCTTGAGGAGACGAGCGACAGTGTGGTGATTCAAGACCTGCTGGACTCCTCGGAGCTATCAATCGTCAATGCTGTTACGCGGATGCGCCTGATCGCTAAGTCGATGTTCGAGGACGCGGTGACGGCATTAATCGAGAACGACGACGACATCGCCCACGACGTGATCAATCGCGACGACGACGTCGACCGTCTCTGGCTTGTCGTTTCCCGAATTTTCCGTTCCACCCTCCGTTCGCCCCGGGCTGTCGAAGAACTCGGTGTCTCCCGCGAGGACTGTTTTGACTTTCACTCGAGTGCCCGCCAGCTCGAGCGGATCGCCGATCACGCCGTCAAGATCAGCAACCTCGCGCTCAAGCTCGAGGAGATCCCCGATGATGTTGCCGACGCTCTCAACGGGCTCCACGACGAGGCCAGCAGCATTTTCGAGCAATCAATGGATGCACTGCTCGCTGACGACACCGACGAAGCCAATCAGCTCGGCCATGATGCGCTTGCGGCCGTCGTCGATATTGATGAGTCCACCAGACGGATCGACGACATGCTCCGCAACCTTGAGCCGGTTCAGGCCCAGTTGCTAGGGCTGATCGTCGACTCGCTCTCTCGAAGCGCCGACTACGGTGGTAATATTGCTGAGACAGCACTACAAAAGGCTGCTCCGCGCCCGTAG